Part of the Deinococcus sp. QL22 genome is shown below.
ACGAGCTGAACGAGAAGAGTGAAACTACAATTCGTCTACTAAAAATCAAATGGAATTCAGTTGCTCCGCTGAACTGTGATCTTCTGCTCAACTTTGAGGACTCAGCGCCCGTAGCTCTAGGCTGAGTACGGTTTTTCAGTAGCTCATCTCTAGATTCAGTCTTTCAGGATGAGCTCTGAGCAGCGTATCTGTACGAAGATGAGCAGCTGAGGCGCCTGCCTTCGGCTCCTCAGCTCTCATTCGTTTGTTCCTTTTTACATCCCTGCTCGACCCCTTAGTTTTTGATGTTCAAATCTTTGAGCAGCTGGGCAACATAGCTTCGCTGCGTGCGCAGGAACCGGCCGAAGGTATCACCCGAAGCGAAGTAAGGGTTCCACTTGTTTTGAGTCAACTGTTGTTGCCAGGTTCGGGTGCGAACCATTTTCGTCATCAGGAGGGTCAGTTGGTTCCGTTCTGCGGTACTGATTCCGGCAGGAGCGACGATACCACGCCAATTAGAGACATCAACATCCAGACCTTTTTCAACGAAGGTGGGCAGATTGATGCCGTCAACCGCTTCTGGCGCTGAAATGGCCAGGCCGCGCACCTGACCACTCTTAATAAAGTCTTCCAGTTCGCTGTACCCTGCACTGACCACGTCCAGCTCGCCTCCCAGCATGGCTTTGGTGGCTTGAGAGCCGCCTGCAGAGGGGATGTACTGGATTTGCGATGTCGGAATCTTCAACTCTTGGGCCAGCCGGCTCACCGCAATGTGCCCGCTGCCTCCTGCACTGCTTCCTCCAAAGCGGATGCTTCTCGGGTTGGCCTTAAAGCTTTCCATCAAATCCTCGACGTCCCGGTAAGGCGATTTTGCCGGAACCACGAAAACCTCGTAATCCGTCGTCAGACGAGCAATAGGGGTGACATCAGTTGTCAGGTCATACGGGCTGTTGTTGAGCGGAATTCCCGCCACCATCACAAAGCCAGTCATCATGAGCTGATTGGCCTGACCACGGAGTTTGACAAATTCAGCCAATCCAAGCGTGCCGGCTTTGCCCGGCACATTGTAGACCTCGGATACGCCTCTTAATCCCTCTTTCTTGAGGGTCTCAGCCACTGCATGGGCTGTATTGTCCCAACCGCCCCCAGCTGTTGCTGGTGCCAAAATCCGCACGGGAGGCCGAGCCGTCTGAGCTTGAACACTACTTCCAACAACAAACGCCAGCATCAATATGCTCCGCAGTGAACTTTTTTGATCCTTCATCTTGACCTCTCATCTTGATCTGACCCTCACTCTCACAATGCAAAAGGAAGGGGAGCAGGGGGGTGCGGTAACGCTGCATGGGGTACCGGCACGCTTAATTTGCATGTGCTGCCGTAAGAGCAGCGTGACAGCTTCATCCTTACAGTTTCCTCACCTTTTGGCTTTCGTAATGACGAGTCCAAGCCTTTAAGGTTGCCTTGCTGCCAAGTGACCCTTGAGAGCAGATGTCCCTTCGCACCTACTTGACTGAATGAGGTTGTCATGTTTAAAGCCACCTATACCCGCGAGACTCTTCCCCCACTCCTGCAATACCTTTCGGGTATGGGGCGCTCGGGCAAGCTCAGCTGCTCAGTTTCCGCAGGCATAGAAATCACCTTGACGCTCGACCACCAGCGGGTGATGACCTGTGCATGGCAACAACTTCAACAAACGCGGTATGGCATGGAAGCTTTTCAACTTCTGATGAACACAGAGGGAGAATGCGTTTTTGAGGAAGGTTCGCTGCCTCCACTGGACGATCCCCGCGCCTTACTAGGGCTGAGCATGGAGCAGCTCCTCTTGCGGGCATTGACCGTACAGGACATTCAAAATGTTGCCCACATCCGTTCCTACAGTGTGCCGATACGGCAGGGTCAACCGCCCGCACACGTTGTATCGGATCTC
Proteins encoded:
- a CDS encoding tripartite tricarboxylate transporter substrate binding protein — protein: MKDQKSSLRSILMLAFVVGSSVQAQTARPPVRILAPATAGGGWDNTAHAVAETLKKEGLRGVSEVYNVPGKAGTLGLAEFVKLRGQANQLMMTGFVMVAGIPLNNSPYDLTTDVTPIARLTTDYEVFVVPAKSPYRDVEDLMESFKANPRSIRFGGSSAGGSGHIAVSRLAQELKIPTSQIQYIPSAGGSQATKAMLGGELDVVSAGYSELEDFIKSGQVRGLAISAPEAVDGINLPTFVEKGLDVDVSNWRGIVAPAGISTAERNQLTLLMTKMVRTRTWQQQLTQNKWNPYFASGDTFGRFLRTQRSYVAQLLKDLNIKN